In Thamnophis elegans isolate rThaEle1 chromosome 4, rThaEle1.pri, whole genome shotgun sequence, the following proteins share a genomic window:
- the FBXO30 gene encoding F-box only protein 30 — MTYDFSENRFKCHQKKKIIFAVPVGIGLSSMQAMSSSEEKTEPATMEDLQHLHCVNCISRRCMTRSEAGISCDLIGCPMVCGAVFHLCKAEEHRLLCPLERVPCLNSGFGCPFTVTRNKIAEHLETCPASVVCCTMEWNRWPISYADRKSYENLSKDVDEIEQLDMALALQDQRMLLESLKVATMTSKTPDPILKPREQSSVASAPDAAVANGLLPVDEESFGALYQATVETTKSLATALDILNTATSLLSSKLSILPCKRNADCCVKEHSSMQAMVEHDSEEENSMGAVGGIKLDILNQNGQLEQNGSSDICYDTTKHYKLNMSLDNIPLCNGFHLDDSSTEKLPQNEELNICNSSQFNVANSIHSASPCDKAANVCNSVPVAQVKYEIPLHSLSNGTTDHIYMSHDCNDEQLQREIEQEKLRNNVFSFIPQHTYNYLANYCLSASKKDKAVDTSDLEITEDPMDLQGIDLITAALLFCLGDSPGGRGISDCRIIDGYHVDFGTQTFSLPSAILATNTMVGEIASASACDHANPQLSNPSPFQTLGLDLVLECVTRYQTKRSMFTFVCGQLFRRNEFSSHFKNVHGDIHAGLNGWMEQRCPLAYYGCTYSQRRFCPSTQGAKIIHDRHLRSFGVQPSISTVLSEPDKRCCLGLHSDNLSNLPFEVLQHIAGFLDGFSLCQLSQVSRLMRDVCGSLLQARGMVILLWEKRIYADGSFSWQIKEKVWRFSTAFCTVNEWKFADIVSMADHLKKCSYNAVEKREEAVPLPCMCVTRELTKEGRSLRSVLKPVL; from the exons ATGACTTACGACTTTTCAGAGAACAGATTcaa GTgccaccagaaaaaaaaaatcatatttgcaGTGCCAGTAGGAATTGGACTTTCTTCTATGCAAGCTATGAGCTCATCTGAAGAAAA AACTGAACCTGCCACCATGGAAGATCTTCAGCATTTACATTGTGTCAACTGTATTAGTCGGCGTTGTATGACCAGATCAGAAGCTGGAATTTCTTGTGACTTAATTGGCTGCCCTATGGTTTGTGGAGCGGTTTTTCATTTATGTAAAGCTGAAGAGCATCGCCTTTTATGTCCACTTGAACGAGTGCCTTGTCTCAACAGTGGCTTTGGCTGCCCATTTACCGTAACCCGAAATAAAATTGCTGAACATCTAGAAACCTGTCCTGCAAGTGTTGTATGCTgcactatggaatggaatagatggcCAATCAGTTATGCAGATCGAAAATCTTATGAGAATCTAAGTAAAGATGTTGATGAAATTGAACAGTTGGATATGGCTCTTGCCCTTCAAGATCAACGGATGCTTCTTGAATCTCTCAAAGTTGCAACTATGACATCAAAAACTCCTGACCCCATATTAAAACCCAGAGAACAATCTTCGGTTGCAAGTGCCCCAGATGCTGCAGTTGCAAATGGATTATTGCCTGTCGATGAGGAATCATTTGGTGCACTTTATCAAGCCACTGTGGAAACAACCAAAAGCTTAGCTACAGCTCTAGATATTCTAAATACTGCTACTAGCTTATTGAGTTCAAAACTCAGTATCTTACCATGTAAAAGAAATGCAGATTGCTGTGTAAAAGAACACAGCAGCATGCAAGCCATGGTAGAACATGATTCTGAAGAGGAAAATAGCATGGGAGCAGTTGGTGGTATTAAGTTGGATATTTTGAATCAAAATGGACAATTAGAACAAAATGGGTCAAGTGACATTTGTTATGATACTACAAAACACTACAAACTGAATATGAGCCTTGATAATATCCCTTTATGTAATGGTTTTCATCTAGATGATTCAAGCACAGAGAAACTGCCACAGAATGAAGAACTAAATATATGTAATTCCAGCCAGTTTAATGTAGCAAATAGTATTCACAGTGCATCTCCCTGTGATAAAGCAGCGAATGTTTGCAACTCAGTCCCTGTAGCACAAGTTAAATATGAAATACCTCTGCACAGCTTGTCTAATGGCACCACTGACCACATATATATGTCACATGACTGTAATGATGAACAACTACAGAGAGAAATAGAACAAGAAAAACTCAGAAATAATGTATTTTCTTTCATTCCTCAACATACCTACAATTACTTGGCAAATTACTGTTTATCTGCATCAAAGAAAGACAAAGCAGTAGATACATCCGACTTGGAAATAACAGAGGATCCTATGGACCTTCAGGGAATAGACTTAATCACAGCAGCATTGCTGTTTTGTCTTGGAGATTCTCCTGGTGGCAGAGGTATATCAGATTGTCGTATTATTGATGGATACCATGTTGATTTTGGGACTCAGACATTTTCTCTCCCTTCTGCAATTCTGGCCACAAATACAATGGTAGGGGAAATTGCTTCAGCATCTGCCTGTGATCATGCAAATCCACAGCTCTCAAATCCAAGCCCCTTTCAGACTCTTGGGCTAGACCTGGTACTAGAATGTGTAACTAGATACCAAACAAAGCGTTCAATGTTTACATTTGTCTGTGGACAACTGTTTAGACGAAATGAATTTTCTTCACATTTTAAGAATGTACACGGTGATATTCACGCTGGCCTAAATGGCTGGATGGAGCAGCGATGTCCTTTGGCATATTATGGATGTACATATTCTCAACGCAGATTTTGTCCTTCAACACAAGGAGCAAAAATTATTCATGATCGGCATCTTCGGTCCTTTGGAGTTCAGCCTTCTATATCGACTGTGTTGTCAGAGCCTGATAAGAGATGCTGCTTAGGGCTGCATAGTGACAATCTGAGTAATCTTCCTTTTGAGGTCCTACAACACATTGCAGGTTTTCTAGATGGTTTCAGTTTATGTCAGCTGTCACAAGTGTCAAGATTAATGAGGGATGTATGCGGAAGCTTACTTCAGGCACGTGGAATGGTCATTCTGTTGTGGGAAAAGAGGATATATGCAGATGGAAGTTTTTCATGGCAAATAAAAGAAAAG gTATGGCGATTCAGCACAGCATTTTGTACTGTAAATGAATGGAAATTTGCAGACATTGTAAGCATGGCTGATCATTTGAAGAAATGCAGTTACAATGCTGTAGAGAAACGGGAAGAAGCTGTGCCACTGCCGTGTATGTGTGTTACAAGAGAACTAACAAAAGAAGGAAGGTCGTTGCGCTCAGTCTTGAAGCCTGTACTTTAA